The Fusarium oxysporum Fo47 chromosome II, complete sequence genome includes a region encoding these proteins:
- a CDS encoding uncharacterized protein (family of unknown function-domain containing protein): protein MGLFKTADLREECEKSARILKSFVDKNKIPSNVISNAKGLAIFTGFRAGMYFAGAGGSGVVIARLPDGSWSSPSAFSVRSGSVGLVYGIDVYDCICVLNTQDAVDAYKKSEVNLGSAVALAAGPLGGNVNMGDVKPVWTYTKSRGIYGGLTVDGTVIKEKRDVNAEFYGVDVPSAQILEGKVNSGWSPRIVELLEVVKKAEGKSADKSVLQGISTEPTPGDLTE, encoded by the exons ATGGGCCTTTTCAAGACTGCCGACCTTCGTGAGGAATGCGAAAAGAGCGCTCGCATCCTCAAGAGCTTCGTCG ACAAGAACAAAATCCCCTCCAACGTCATCAGCAACGCCAAAGGCCTCGCTATTTTCACTGGCTTCAGAGCAGGAATGTACTTCGCAGGCGCAGGCGGATCAGGCGTTGTCATTGCTCGCCTCCCCGACGGATCATGGTCATCTCCCTCTGCCTTCTCCGTCCGCAGCGGTAGTGTCGGTCTCGTCTACGGCATAGACGTCTACGACTGCATTTGTGTCCTCAACACCCAAGACGCAGTCGACGCTTATAAAAAGTCCGAAGTCAACCTTGGAAGCGCCGTCGCTCTTGCAGCTGGACCACTTGGAGGAAACGTCAACATGGGAGATGTCAAGCCTGTGTGGACATATACTAAGTCCCGCGGTATTTATGGTGGTTTGACTGTTGATGGGACGGTTATCAAAGAGAAGCGTGATGTCAATGCGGAGTTTTATGGAGTGGATGTTCCGTCGGCTCAGATCCTTGAGGGGAAGGTTAATAGTGGTTGGTCACCGAGGATTGTTGAATTGTTGGAGGTGGTTAAGAAGGCGGAGGGGAAGAGTGCTGATAAGAGCGTTTTGCAGGGGATCAGCACTGAGCCTACTCCCGGTGACTTGACGGAGTAG
- a CDS encoding carbon-nitrogen hydrolase, with protein MAITKYKAAAVTSEPGWFDLEGGVRKTIDFINEAGQAGCKLVAFPEVWIPGYPYWMWKVTYLQSLPMLKRYRENSMAVDSEEMRRIRRAARDNQIYVSLGFSEIDHATLYLAQVLIGPDGSVINHRRKIKPTHVEKLVYGDGSGDTFMSVSETDIGRVGQLNCWENMNPFLKSLNVSAGEQVHIAAWPVYPGKERQVAPDPATNYADPASDLVTPEYAIETGTWTLAPFQRLSVEGLKINTPEGVEPETDPSVYNGHARIYRPDGSLVVKPEKDFDGLLFVDIDLNETHLTKVLADFAGHYMRPDLIRLLVDTRRKELITEADANGSIATYTTRQRLGLDKPLDDKKGEQETPEVV; from the exons ATGGCTATCACCAAGTACAAGGCCGCTGCTGTCACCTCCGAGCCTGGA TGGTTCGATCTTGAGGGTGGTGTTCGCAAGACCATCGACTTTATCAACGAGGCTGGCCAAGCTGGATGCAAGCTCGTCGCCTTCCCCGAAGTTT GGATCCCTGGATATCCCTACTGGATGTGGAAGGTTACCTACCTCCAATCCCTCCCCATGCTGAAGCGCTACCGCGAGAACTCCATGGCTGTCGACTCTGAagaaatgcgccgcattCGTCGCGCAGCTCGTGATAACCAGATCTACGTCTCCCTCGGTTTCTCCGAGATCGACCACGCAACTCTCTACCTCGCTCAAGTCCTCATCGGCCCCGATGGTTCCGTCATTAACCACCGTCGCAAGATCAAACCAACTCacgttgagaagcttgtctACGGCGATGGATCCGGCGATACCTTCATGTCTGTCAGCGAGACTGACATTGGCCGTGTTGGACAGCTCAACTGCTGGGAAAACATGAACCCCTTCCTCAAGTCTCTCAACGTCTCTGCTGGTGAACAGGTTCACATCGCTGCTTGGCCTGTCTACCCTGGAAAGGAGCGCCAGGTTGCTCCTGATCCTGCTACCAACTACGCTGATCCCGCTTCTGACTTGGTCACTCCAGAGTATGCTATTGAGACAGGTACTTGGACTCTCGCTCCTTTCCAGCGCTTGTCTGTTGAGggtctcaagatcaacactCCCGAGGGCGTTGAGCCAGAGACTGACCCTTCTGTTTACAACGGCCATGCTCGTATCTATCGCCCTGATGGTAGCTTGGTCGTCAAGCCTGAGAAGGATTTTGATGGTCTTCTGTTTGTTGACATTGATCTCAACGAGACTCACCTCACCAAGGTTCTGGCTGACTTTGCTGGTCACTACATGCGCCCTGACTTGATTCGTCTTCTGGTTGATACTCGTcgcaaggagctcatcacTGAGGCTGATGCCAATGGCTCTATTGCTACTTACACCACTCGCCAGCgccttggtcttgacaaGCCTCTTGATGACAAGAAGGGTGAGCAGGAGACTCCTGAGGTCGTCTGA
- a CDS encoding amidase signature domain-containing protein, with translation MRFTALLSVALPAVAELLRPDGISLSLNGTNYFLSPSLRETLPTGLIPATIATNSLAFVPVTIVGNNTAQDDLPKLFRSWAQKDDVWQPVFSELVVLLKSPGCKSTTTNSLASIRSVVSCWGKAPEIPSGPYFLDPYRGSLHQVYRLYDDFSGSFLESILQSPDGTFQTLPAHAPGSSSLTIGVPSRLYFTRTKDKPLAGVRVGVKDLYDLKGVKSSRGNRAWYNLYPAANKTAPAIQNLIDAGAVIVGTQKLSQFANGENPTADWVSYLAPFNPRGDGYQGPSSSSSGAGASIASYPWLDLAVGSDTGGSIRGPAGVSGVFGNRPTHGLVSLDHVMPLSPKMDTAGFLTRDPEIWGAAQAAMYKENYTTFSEKNTQYPRTIYTAGFPGNDTRQGAILHQFANDLADLLATNITEYNISQHWASTGPKSVRDTPLTEFLNLTYAALITKEQIALVKEPFFRDYAAAHDGRLPYVDPAPSVRWAWGESQPDSILDDAIRNKTVFMNWFNQKVLPKDKDPHRCSSSILLHSESTGSFGRRDVYRDPPTVPFGWTLSRISIFSEAPDSVYPIGEVPYSSDITNHEESLPVTVDIMVAKGCDGLIPRLAQELVGQGILKIPKSGGSILGGEVLF, from the exons ATGCGGTTCACCGCGTTACTAAGCGTAGCCCTCCCAGCAGTGGCAGAGCTTCTCCGCCCCGATGGTATATCCTTGAGCCTGAACGGGACAAACTATTTCTTATCGCCATCGCTTCGAGAGACTTTACCAACAGGCCTCATTCCAGCCACCATCGCTACAAATTCTTTGGCATTTGTGCCGGTTACTATCGTTGGCAATAATACCGCTCAAGATGATCTCCCCAAACTGTTCAGAAGCTGGGCGCAAAAGGACGACGTTTGGCAACCTGTCTTCTCTGAATTGGTGGTACTTTTGAAGTCGCCTGGTTGTAAATCAACAACGACAAACTCCCTCGCGAGTATTCGATCGGTCGTATCTTGCTGGGGTAAAGCTCCGGAAATTCCCTCTGGGCCCTACTTCTTAGACCCATACAGAGGAAGCCTGCATCAAGTGTATCGGCTGTACGATGACTTCTCCGGTAGCTTTCTGGAGTCGATTCTCCAGTCGCCAGACGGAACCTTTCAGACTCTCCCAGCGCATGCTCCCGGTAGCAGTTCTCTCACCATTGGAGTTCCGTCGCGTTTATACTTCACCCGCACGAAGGACAAGCCGCTGGCAGGCGTTCGAGTGGGAGTCAAAGACCTTTATGACCTCAAGGGTGTCAAGAGCTCTCGGGGCAACCGTGCTTGGTACAACCTCTATCCCGCGGCGAACAAGACAGCACCAGCTATCCAGAACCTAATCGACGCTGGAGCCGTCATTGTCGGTACACAGAAGCTCTCCCAGTTTGCGAATGGGGAGAATCCAACGGCAGATTGGGTCTCGTACCTTGCGCCGTTCAACCCACGCGGAGATGGGTACCAAGGtccatcctcgtcctcatcggGTGCGGGAGCATCTATAGCATCTTACCCTTGGCTGGACCTTGCTGTTGGGAGTGACACTGGAGGCTCTATACGTGGACCTGCTGGCGTGTCAGGAGTTTTTGGCAATAGGCCTACTCATGGCCTTGTCAGTCTGGACCACGTGATGCCGCTTTCACCCAAGATGGACACAGCGGGTTTCCTGACTCGCGATCCGGAGATCTGGGGAGCAGCGCAGGCGGCCATGTATAAAGAAAACTACACCACTTTTTCGGAAAAGAATACTCAGTACCCGCGGACGATTTATACTGCAGGTTTCCCAGGCAATGACACCCGGCAGGGCGCAATACTGCACCAATTCGCCAACGATCTCGCTGATTTACTGGCCACCAATATTACAGAATATAACATCAGTCAGCACTGGGCTTCAACCGGTCCAAAGTCCGTTCGAGACACCCCGTTGACGGAGTTTTTGAACTTGACCTATGCTGCTCTTATTACCAAGGAGCAGATTGCTTTAGTCAAAGAGCCATTCTTCAGAGACTACGCTG CCGCTCATGATGGTCGCCTGCCTTACGTAGACCCAGCACCTAGCGTGCGGTGGGCATGGGGCGAAAGCCAGCCAGACTCCATCCTCGACGACGCCATCAGGAACAAAACCGTCTTCATGAACTGGTTCAACCAGAAAGTTCTTCCAAAGGATAAAGATCCCCACCGATGCTCATCTAGCATCTTACTACACTCCGAAAGCACTGGGAGTTTCGGCCGGCGCGACGTCTATCGTGACCCTCCTACCGTTCCCTTTGGCTGGACATTGAGCAGAATTTCCATCTTTAGCGAAGCACCGGATAGTGTCTATCCAATTGGGGAAGTGCCGTATTCTAGTGATATCACTAACCATGAGGAGAGCTTGCCTGTGACGGTTGACATCATGGTGGCGAAAGGTTGCGATGGCCTCATACCAAGGTTGGCTCAGGAACTTGTTGGACAAGGCATATTGAAGATTCCAAAGTCTGGCGGGAGTATATTAGGAGGAGAGGTTTTGTTTTAG
- a CDS encoding copper amine oxidase: MRFSNFFVSASLGHLALGAAFSTGRLESRKQDPGAACSLGQTTASAPHKNFWGSLTTQETKDVLALLHSNATGFNLTAAEDAGSMSVELMMPNKTDVLPFLSNSTGTPERYALAAIMFGAVESAYVQEFKVGPLPITNASYVMPYTYTNTRAGDGKISIVNPDAEDYGNFNLEIMKGAEDVTKRLWNLTVNDGLQIPLAFAAPLTVTHDKVIMWQGFNAPVTSIYDTISLLPLGLYLRTDITGRDPSKWKVTGWVYNNEFYKGLDDFRKVIAEPDFKPLGANLDQPWAHTNKHGDTLPLDDEAPPASVQSGKERFAVDEEESYVTWMDFSFYVSITRDNGLRLYDIRYKGKRIMYELGLDEAIAHYALQARQHIPRKTASLTEQGMFEIDKGFPIQRHSWAGHTTVTKNIAFNIRAIYTIGNYDYMTTYQFHLDGSIEVDVRASGYISSAFYVENEDYGFKIHDSLSGSLHDHVITFKADFDILGEKNSLQKVTIEPTIEKYKWSDGQTRNTMKAVKSFIENEDDGKINWSPNGGAMYAVVNKDEKNPYGENPGYRIVPASGVAYLTVQDSSVTKNAAHHTTHHLYVTRQKDNETYAVGAYNSLTPEDPQVDFDKYFNSESLDQEDIVVWFNLGMHHMPHTGDLPNTVFSTAHSAMLIEPLNYLLGDPSQASSQQVLIKTTDGKPEITRYGAKEATCPIDLAQLNPDLSSYSNSVSVLKYPFDGSKPDRA, translated from the exons ATGCGTTTCTCAAACTTCTTTGTCTCAGCTTCTCTGGGCCATCTAGCTCTTGGCGCAGCCTTTTCCACTGGAAGGCTCGAGAGTCGGAAACAAGATCCTGGAGCTGCTTGTTCCCTAGGCCAGACCACCGCGAGTGCTCCTCACAAGAACTTCTGGGGTAGTCTAACCACCCAGGAAACTAAGGATGTGCTTGCTCTTCTGCATAGCAATGCGACAGGTTTCAACTTGACTGCTGCAGAGGATGCGGGGAG CATGTCAGTTGAGCTTATGATGCCCAACAAGACCGATGTCCTCCCCTTCCTTTCAAACAGCACTGGTACCCCAGAGCGTTACGCCCTGGCTGCAATCATGTTTGGTGCTGTTGAAAGCGCTTATGTTCAAGAGTTCAAGGTTGGCCCCTTGCCGATCACCAACGCCTCGTATGTTATGCCGTACACCTACACCAACACAAGGGCGGGTGATGGTAAAATCTCAATTGTCAACCCTGATGCTGAGGATTATGGCAACTTCAATCTCGAGATCATGAAGGGCGCAGAGGACGTGACGAAGCGACTCTGGAATTTG ACCGTCAATGATGGACTTCAGATCCCCCTAGCTTTCGCAGCCCCTCTCACAGTGACACACGACAAGGTCATCATGTGGCAGGGCTTCAATGCACCCGTCACCAGCATCTATGACACAATCTCTCTGCTTCCGCTGGGTCTGTACTTAAGGACAGACATCACAGGCCGTGATCCCAGCAAGTGGAAAGTGACAGGTTGGGTGTACAACAACGAGTTTTACAAAGGCCTTGATGACTTCCGCAAGGTCATTGCCGAGCCTGATTTTAAGCCCCTAGGAGCGAATTTGGATCAGCCTTGGGCGCACACAAACAAGCATGGTGATACTCTCcctcttgatgatgaagctccACCGGCGTCTGTTCAGTCTGGAAAGGAGAGgtttgctgttgatgaggaggagagctATGTTACGTGGA TGGATTTCTCGTTCTATGTTAGTATTACACGAGATAATGGCTTGCGACTTTACGACATTCGATACAAGGGCAAGAGGATTATGTATGAG cttggacttgatgaggCTATCGCGCATTATGC ACTACAGGCGAGACAACATATACCCAGAAAGACGGCCTCT CTAACAGAGCAAGGCATGTTTGAGATCGACAAGGGCTTCCCTATCCAACGCCACTCCTGGGCCGGCCACACCACCGTGACAAAGAACATCGCCTTCAACATCCGTGCCATCTACACCATCGGAAACTACGACTACATGACGACCTACCAGTTCCACCTCGATGGTTCAATTGAAGTCGACGTCAGAGCATCAGGCTACATCTCATCAGCATTCTACGTTGAAAACGAAGACTACGGTTTCAAGATCCACGACAGTCTTTCTGGGTCTCTTCATGATCATGTTATCACGTTCAAGGCTGATTTCGACATCTTGGGTGAGAAGAACTCGTTGCAGAAGGTTACTATTGAGCCTACGATTGAGAA GTATAAATGGTCTGATGGTCAGACGCGTAACACTATGAAGGcagtcaagagcttcattgagaatgaagatgatggcaaaATCAACTGGTCGCCTAATGGTGGGGCGATGTACGCTGTGGTTAACAAGGACGAGAAGAATCCTTATGGTGAAAACCCAGGATACAGGATCGTACCAG CGTCTGGCGTGGCATATCTCACTGTTCAGGATTCCTCCGTCACCAAGAACGCAGCCCACCACACAACACATCATCTCTACGTTACTCGCCAGAAAGACAACGAAACATACGCCGTGGGAGCGTACAACTCTCTCACCCCCGAAGACCCCCAGGTTGACTTTGACAAGTACTTCAACAGCGAGTCACTTGACCAGGAGGACAT TGTCGTTTGGTTCAACCTAGGAATGCACCATATGCCTCACACAGGCGATCTCCCCAATACCGTCTTCTCGACAGCCCACTCGGCCATGTTGATCGAGCCGCTGAACTATCTCCTTGGTGATCCGTCGCAGGCTAGTTCGCAGCAGGTTCTCATCAAGACCACGGATGGGAAGCCTGAGATTACGAGATATGGGGCTAAAGAGGCAACGTGCCCTATTGATCTG GCTCAGCTTAACCCGGATCTGTCGAGCTATTCCAACAGCGTCAGCGTTCTGAAGTATCCCTTCGATGGATCAAAGCCGGATCGTGCTTAG
- a CDS encoding RTA1 like protein-domain-containing protein — protein MAAKCDPNYRHADWSFYRYEPSTAAAVIFVVLFSITTIVHVFQLIKTKTWYMLAFCLGGISEIAGYIGRAINLTEDPGCWTLGPYVVQSVLLLIAPALIAASIYMTLSRVILLKEGEVHAVIRRRWLTKIFVVGDIISIELQSAGGSMMSGANEGNNLMKIREYVIIGGLFFQLAIFGIFIVVVSVFHRRMKRSPTNKSLEPSIRWRHYLTTLYITSGFIWVRSLFRVIEYLDGNDGYLMRTEAFMFVFDATLIWIVMVWMNWYHPSEIGLLLRNELPVTNGFELLPFRQRFEKICS, from the exons ATGGCTGCCAAGTGCGACCCCAACTATCGGCATGCCGACTGGTCCTTCTATCGCTACGAACCCTCGACAGCCGCGGCCGTCATATTCGTCGTGCTATTCAGCATCACAACGATCGTCCATGTCTTCCAGTTGATTAAGACTAAAACCTGGTACATGCTGGCATTCTGCCTCGGCGGCATCT CTGAAATAGCCGGATACATTGGCCGCGCGATCAACTTAACCGAGGACCCTGGCTGCTGGACATTGGGACCCTACGTCGTTCAAAGCGTCTTGCTTCTCATCGCCCCTGCATTGATCGCAGCTTCTATCTACATGACACTGAGCCGTGTCATCCTCCTGAAGGAAGGAGAGGTTCATGCAGTTATTAGGAGACGGTGGTTAACAAAGATCTTTGTAGTAGGAGATATTATATCGATCGAGCTCCAGTCCGCAG GCGGAAGCATGATGTCGGGAGCCAACGAGGGGAACAACCTCATGAAGATTAGAGAGTAcgtcatcatcggcggcctcttcttccagcttgccatcttcggcatcttcatcgtGGTCGTTAGTGTCTTCCACCGCCGGATGAAACGGTCTCCTACCAACAAGAGCCTAGAGCCCTCGATTCGGTGGCGCCATTACCTCACTACTCTCTACATCACGAGCGGTTTTATCTGGGTCAGGAGTCTGTTCCGAGTTATTGAGTACCTCGATGGCAACGACGGATATCTCATGAGGACTGAGGCCTTCATGTTCGTCTTCGACGCTACCCTGATCTGGATTGTCATGGTTTGGATGAACTGGTATCACCCCAGCGAGATTGGCCTGCTTCTACGAAATGAGCTACCGGTGACGAATGGTTTCGAGCTACTTCCGTTTCGACAACGATTTGAGAAGATCTGCTCTTGA